The following are encoded together in the Culex pipiens pallens isolate TS chromosome 1, TS_CPP_V2, whole genome shotgun sequence genome:
- the LOC120431740 gene encoding uncharacterized protein LOC120431740: protein MEQKSARSLTIKRNFVKGKISRVVDRLKAFQENHQLPSFAQIQVFVWNVEKYYGEFNKVCDEFKVSDADAGERFNHDIEWARVVSLVQEANLRIVALNNALLSQPVHAAVPEQQQQPVSKEEASRTTLPTNEARGEGDGSGAGDVPDVVNAKRCQADDRDPGAPDTKVGAHSEPSSDPPIADSERGEPMCTLCNGCRSDTDCFPVRGDQVEQCQTLKRSIPDLSSRKRLPRESHETETHLAAHEMLPPEEPAVVPHESSSNDRGSAETKPGLCSPQWLPGDSREPENRQEESSEEPAVVPHESSSGERGSAESDDPAAASCQPAEHVEVEPDVDTCLAVQEGALLPTKPDEENNEEGAQCGCTEPASLSVQVDWTTNQNAMKANKNTDINEYQRTCTSHESATYRCSQRTELYYRCCRDSIARSGADCADKLGRAVEKLHDPAIFSSTTKRPRLVWDPGVELNAADRSTQP from the coding sequence ATGGAGCAGAAGTCAGCGCGTTCCTTGACCATCAAGCGAAACTTCGTCAAGGGTAAGATTTCGCGGGTCGTGGACAGGTTGAAGGCGTTCCAGGAGAACCACCAGCTGCCTTCGTTTGCCCAGATCCAAGTCTTCGTGTGGAACGTCGAGAAGTACTACGGCGAGTTCAACAAGGTTTGCGACGAGTTTAAGGTAAGCGACGCTGACGCTGGTGAACGTTTCAACCACGACATCGAATGGGCCAGAGTGGTGAGTCTGGTTCAGGAAGCCAACCTGCGGATTGTGGCCCTGAACAACGCACTGCTGTCTCAGCCCGTGCATGCCGCTGTTCCcgagcaacagcaacaaccggTCTCGAAGGAAGAGGCCAGCCGAACTACGCTTCCCACGAACGAGGCTCGTGGCGAAGGTGATGGTTCCGGAGCCGGCGATGTTCCGGATGTTGTGAACGCCAAGAGATGCCAAGCTGACGATCGAGACCCAGGTGCACCTGATACCAAGGTAGGTGCCCATTCAGAACCTAGTTCGGATCCGCCCATTGCGGACAGCGAGCGTGGCGAGCCGATGTGCACGCTGTGCAACGGTTGCCGCTCGGACACCGACTGCTTCCCGGTCCGTGGAGATCAGGTCGAGCAGTGTCAAACCCTTAAAAGGTCGATCCCCGATCTAAGCAGCCGGAAGAGGTTGCCCAGAGAGTCTCACGAGACTGAGACACACCTTGCAGCGCACGAGATGCTGCCACCCGAGGAACCTGCAGTGGTTCCGCACGAGTCCTCGTCAAATGACCGAGGTAGTGCCGAGACAAAACCCGGCCTGTGCAGCCCCCAGTGGTTGCCAGGAGATTCTCGCGAGCCCGAGAATCGACAAGAAGAGTCGTCCGAGGAACCGGCAGTGGTTCCGCATGAGTCCTCGTCAGGAGAACGAGGTAGTGCCGAGTCGGACGACCCAGCAGCTGCCAGCTGCCAGCCAGCTGAGCACGTCGAAGTTGAGCCGGACGTTGACACGTGCCTGGCAGTGCAAGAAGGTGCATTGCTGCCAACCAAAcccgacgaagaaaacaacgaGGAAGGTGCACAATGCGGATGCACCGAGCCAGCAAGTTTGAGCGTCCAAGTGGATTGGACCACGAACCAGAACGCAATGAAGGCCAACAAGAACACCGACATCAACGAATACCAGCGAACGTGTACGAGCCACGAGAGCGCTACGTACCGGTGCAGCCAACGGACCGAGCTGTACTACAGGTGCTGTCGCGACAGCATCGCACGGTCAGGAGCCGACTGTGCAGACAAACTCGGAAGGGCTGTGGAGAAATTGCACGATCCTGCAATCTTCAGCAGCACCACGAAGAGACCCCGATTGGTCTGGGACCCAGGCGTGGAGTTGAACGCAGCAGATCGCTCCACACAACCGTAG